A DNA window from Undibacterium sp. YM2 contains the following coding sequences:
- a CDS encoding GGDEF and EAL domain-containing protein, which produces MQNPATEQFENDLQQLRHLIDALPVCISYVDANYHYQFINQVYIDWFGIPRAAVINKHMAEVIGEEAFQHVRPQVMRALSGESIAYETTVPYLHGGTRSISAQLFPVFDHDGKVRGCYAMIIDISQRKQSEEQLHLHEERWQLALEGSGDGVWDWYPQTGIEILSDRLREIYGYTKEDIADLSEELDRRTHPDDLRQMHLDRQAHFDGKTPIYINEHRVQCKDGSWKWILTRGTVIQRDSDGKPTRVVGTHTDISERKQAEVALRESEERLRMALSATHQGLYDLNVLTGDAIVSPEYAHMLGFAHDGFRENKKNWVARVHPEDIPAAARAFREHLEGRSDEYRVEFRQKKASGEWAWILSVGAVVEWDRDGRAQRMLGTVLDITEKKKTEALIWQQANIDTLTGLPNRRMFYERLDHDIKLSKRHKLALAVLFIDLDFFKEVNDTLGHSTGDALLIVAAHRLRKCVRESDTVARLGGDEFTVSLPEMHEENRAETIAQNIIRSMSTPFQLAGEEIYLSASVGITVYPRDADNLDDLIKHADQAMYAAKAQGRNRFSYFTPGLQTAALARLRMTNDLRTAIAENSLRVYFQPIVDIHSGKIQKAEALVRWLHPQRGFISPMEFIPIAETSGLIIAIGDLVFREALRWVRKWRELYRPDFQISINQSPMEFQGDQERYINWIHELALQNLPGQAISVEITEGLLLDASQKITSKLLQFRDAGIQVALDDFGTGYSSLSYLKKFDIDYLKIDQSFVRNLATDASDIVLSEAIIMMAHKLDLKVIAEGVETQQQHDLLKQAGCDFAQGYLFSKPLPPEEFEILLQRQKT; this is translated from the coding sequence GTGCAAAATCCGGCAACTGAGCAATTTGAAAATGATTTGCAACAACTGCGGCATTTGATTGATGCCCTGCCCGTCTGCATTTCTTATGTCGATGCCAATTACCACTACCAGTTCATCAACCAGGTATATATAGACTGGTTTGGCATACCCCGCGCTGCAGTCATTAACAAGCACATGGCCGAAGTCATAGGCGAAGAAGCTTTTCAGCATGTGCGCCCGCAGGTAATGCGTGCACTGTCAGGAGAAAGCATCGCCTACGAAACCACGGTACCCTACCTGCACGGCGGTACCCGCAGTATCTCAGCCCAGCTCTTTCCAGTATTTGATCATGACGGCAAGGTCAGGGGTTGCTATGCCATGATTATTGATATCAGCCAGCGCAAGCAAAGCGAAGAGCAATTGCATCTGCATGAAGAGCGCTGGCAACTGGCACTGGAAGGTTCTGGTGACGGTGTCTGGGACTGGTACCCGCAAACTGGTATAGAGATATTGTCTGACCGCCTGCGCGAAATTTATGGCTATACAAAAGAAGACATAGCTGATTTATCCGAAGAACTGGACAGGCGCACCCATCCTGACGATCTGAGACAGATGCATCTGGACAGGCAAGCCCATTTTGATGGCAAGACACCCATTTATATCAATGAACACCGGGTGCAATGCAAGGATGGCAGCTGGAAATGGATACTGACACGCGGTACGGTCATACAACGTGATAGCGATGGCAAGCCAACCCGCGTGGTGGGCACCCACACCGATATTTCAGAGCGAAAGCAGGCTGAAGTTGCCCTGCGTGAAAGCGAAGAACGCTTGCGCATGGCACTGTCAGCTACTCATCAAGGCTTATATGACTTGAACGTGCTGACTGGTGATGCCATAGTCAGTCCAGAATATGCGCACATGCTGGGTTTTGCACATGATGGTTTTCGAGAGAATAAAAAGAACTGGGTAGCCAGGGTGCATCCCGAGGATATCCCCGCAGCAGCGCGCGCTTTCAGAGAACATCTGGAGGGCAGGAGCGATGAATACCGGGTCGAATTCCGGCAAAAGAAAGCCAGCGGTGAATGGGCGTGGATACTGTCTGTCGGTGCGGTGGTGGAATGGGACAGGGATGGGCGGGCGCAGCGCATGCTCGGTACCGTGCTCGATATCACAGAAAAGAAAAAAACCGAAGCCCTGATCTGGCAACAGGCAAATATCGATACCCTGACCGGCCTGCCGAACCGGCGCATGTTTTATGAAAGGCTGGATCACGACATCAAGCTCAGCAAACGCCATAAGCTGGCGCTGGCTGTGCTGTTCATTGATCTGGACTTTTTCAAGGAAGTCAACGACACCCTGGGCCACTCCACTGGCGATGCCTTGTTGATAGTAGCCGCGCACCGACTACGCAAGTGCGTCAGGGAAAGCGATACCGTGGCCCGCCTCGGTGGTGATGAATTCACCGTTTCTCTGCCAGAGATGCATGAGGAAAACCGGGCTGAGACCATCGCGCAAAACATCATACGCAGCATGTCCACCCCCTTCCAGCTGGCGGGCGAAGAAATCTATTTGTCTGCCAGCGTGGGTATCACCGTCTACCCGCGCGATGCCGACAATCTGGATGACCTCATCAAGCACGCCGACCAGGCCATGTATGCGGCCAAGGCCCAGGGCCGGAATCGCTTCAGCTATTTCACACCCGGCCTGCAGACTGCTGCATTGGCACGTCTGCGCATGACGAATGATCTGCGCACTGCGATTGCTGAAAATAGCCTGCGCGTCTATTTCCAGCCCATCGTCGATATCCATAGCGGAAAAATACAAAAAGCTGAAGCTCTGGTACGCTGGCTACATCCCCAACGGGGATTCATCAGCCCCATGGAGTTTATTCCCATTGCAGAAACCAGCGGCCTGATCATCGCCATCGGCGACCTGGTATTCCGTGAGGCGTTGCGCTGGGTCAGGAAATGGCGCGAGCTGTATCGCCCAGATTTCCAGATCAGTATCAATCAGTCTCCCATGGAATTCCAGGGTGACCAGGAACGTTATATCAACTGGATACATGAGCTGGCGCTACAAAACCTGCCTGGCCAGGCCATCAGCGTAGAAATTACCGAAGGATTATTGCTGGATGCCAGCCAGAAAATCACCAGCAAACTCTTGCAGTTCCGCGACGCCGGGATACAGGTGGCGCTTGATGATTTTGGTACCGGTTATTCTTCACTGTCTTACCTGAAGAAATTTGATATCGATTACCTCAAGATAGACCAGTCCTTCGTCCGTAACCTGGCAACGGATGCCAGTGATATTGTCTTGTCAGAAGCCATCATCATGATGGCGCACAAGCTGGACCTGAAAGTCATTGCCGAAGGGGTAGAGACGCAACAGCAGCATGACTTGCTGAAGCAGGCAGGCTGCGATTTTGCGCAAGGTTATTTATTCTCGAAACCCTTGCCACCGGAAGAGTTTGAGATCTTACTGCAGCGACAAAAAACTTAA
- the rfaE2 gene encoding D-glycero-beta-D-manno-heptose 1-phosphate adenylyltransferase: MPEFEKKLTTREQLAERVRELPKPVVMTNGVFDILHRGHVSYLADAREFGASLVVAVNTDASVKRLGKGDDRPVNSCEDRMAVLAALESVSLVVEFDEDTALQAVLAAHPDVYVKGGDYDMTAIPEGQAVLAYGGTVAAIDFEHDRSTSKLLAKVRSGA, encoded by the coding sequence ATGCCAGAATTCGAAAAAAAACTCACCACCCGCGAGCAATTGGCGGAACGTGTACGCGAGCTACCCAAACCCGTGGTCATGACCAACGGCGTATTCGACATCCTGCACCGTGGTCATGTCAGCTATCTCGCTGATGCACGCGAATTTGGTGCTTCGCTGGTGGTGGCGGTGAATACTGATGCTTCGGTCAAGCGACTGGGCAAGGGCGATGACCGGCCAGTTAATTCCTGTGAAGACCGAATGGCGGTACTGGCAGCGCTGGAGTCTGTCAGCCTGGTGGTGGAATTTGATGAAGATACCGCTTTGCAGGCAGTGCTGGCAGCGCATCCTGATGTATATGTCAAAGGCGGTGACTATGATATGACAGCCATACCCGAAGGTCAGGCGGTGCTGGCCTATGGTGGTACGGTAGCAGCCATCGATTTTGAGCATGACCGTTCGACCAGCAAATTGCTGGCCAAAGTGCGCTCAGGCGCTTAA
- a CDS encoding ferritin-like domain-containing protein has protein sequence MLYPELFKSLEQVRWNMESDIPWDKYDASKLTPEQAQTIKMNAITEWSALPATEMFLRDNRGDSDFCAFMSIWFFEEQKHSLVLMEYLRRFHPELVPTEKELDNVRFEFDPAPPLETLMLHFCGEIRLNHWYRCASDWHTEPVIKHIYKIISQDEARHGGAYLRYMKKSLAEVGDVARAAFSKIGVLMASARRTEKPLHPTNLHVNQALFPNDTIQSRLPDPDWLERWLDGQIKFDGVWEKKVVDRILHNMSLLFERTFETVQDLNRYRKEVAQRLVILPGSLPSAA, from the coding sequence ATGCTTTACCCTGAATTGTTTAAGTCTTTGGAGCAAGTGCGCTGGAATATGGAGTCAGACATCCCCTGGGATAAGTATGACGCCAGCAAACTGACACCTGAACAGGCGCAAACCATCAAGATGAATGCCATCACCGAATGGTCTGCCTTACCTGCGACTGAGATGTTTTTGCGTGATAACCGTGGCGACAGTGACTTTTGTGCCTTCATGTCCATCTGGTTTTTTGAAGAACAAAAGCATTCCCTGGTCCTGATGGAGTACCTGCGCCGCTTCCATCCTGAACTGGTGCCGACAGAAAAAGAACTCGACAATGTGCGTTTCGAGTTCGACCCCGCACCACCGCTGGAAACCCTGATGTTGCATTTCTGCGGCGAGATACGCCTGAACCACTGGTACCGCTGCGCATCTGACTGGCACACCGAGCCTGTCATCAAGCATATCTACAAAATCATCAGCCAGGACGAAGCACGCCATGGCGGTGCTTATCTGCGCTACATGAAAAAATCCCTGGCTGAAGTCGGCGATGTAGCCCGTGCTGCGTTTTCCAAGATCGGCGTCCTGATGGCGTCCGCCAGACGTACGGAAAAACCTTTGCACCCGACCAACTTGCATGTGAACCAGGCATTATTCCCTAACGACACCATACAATCACGCCTGCCTGATCCAGACTGGCTGGAACGCTGGCTAGACGGCCAGATCAAGTTCGATGGTGTGTGGGAAAAGAAAGTTGTCGATCGCATCCTGCACAATATGTCGCTGCTGTTCGAGCGTACTTTCGAAACCGTGCAAGACTTGAACCGCTATCGCAAGGAAGTCGCGCAAAGATTGGTTATTTTGCCTGGCAGCTTGCCTAGTGCGGCATAA